The Lepidochelys kempii isolate rLepKem1 chromosome 25, rLepKem1.hap2, whole genome shotgun sequence genome contains a region encoding:
- the CIB3 gene encoding calcium and integrin-binding family member 3 isoform X5, with protein sequence MLKEEREFLAVFKLFYRYRDLAPQLVPLSYINKPDVKLPYELIGSMAELKDNPFRQRIAEVFSEDGEGNMTLDDFLDMFSVLSEMAPRDLKAYYAFKIYDFNNDDYICKSDLEKTVNKLTRNELTPEEVSLVCDKVIDEADQDNDGKLSVEDFQHMIVRAPDFLSTFHIRI encoded by the exons ACTGTTTTACAGATACCGAGACCTGGCCCCACAGCTGGTCCCACTCAGCTATATAAATAAACCAGATGTGAAGCTTCCCTATGAACTTATTGGCAGCATGGCAGAGCTGAAG GACAATCCATTCCGTCAACGGATAGCAGAGGTTTTCTCAGAGGATGGAGAGGGCAACATGACTTTAGATGACTTTTTGGACATGTTTTCAGTCCTGAGTGAAATGGCTCCCAGAGACCTCAAAGCTTATTATGCCTTTAAAATTTATG ATTTTAACAATGATGATTACATATGCAAATCAGACTTGGAGAAAACTGTTAACAAACTGACCCGAAATGAACTTACCCCAGAGGAGGTTTCTCTTGTATGTGACAAGGTGATTGATGAAGCTGATCAAGACAATGATGGCAAACTCTCTGTGGAAGATTTTCAGCACATGATAGTACGAGCTCCTGATTTCCTCAG taCATTTCACATTCGAATCTGA